The following are from one region of the Dreissena polymorpha isolate Duluth1 chromosome 2, UMN_Dpol_1.0, whole genome shotgun sequence genome:
- the LOC127869746 gene encoding probable serine/threonine-protein kinase pats1, whose product MLSIASEEEVKYGPWCEYQVYVRTGDRVAAGTKADIKIQLYGEKGRTKEVTLGKLSQNKVKNQRGQEDIFVFPAHHVGKLRKIKIGHDRPELSYAWYVGSVSVSDMHDKRIYDFPCHTWLSGRDGDKKTFKEFTLDGERAFVEGVNEITTSDISEKSKASLDESKKEITVSVWDFAGQTLYYSTHQFFLNERSIYLVVMDMTRSLEDVVSKSDGIGIWCGLVDSCTYLDIFKFWLNAIHMNSDYQSGERTIKPTVILVGTRKDKMMGSAEEKYQNMKLYFDNALCSFDKHSPIFNHIYKKRFLVNNLSPKDSAFAELRKEIISLAAKQDYWDEEYPVRWIHMERKLDKMRDEKRQIVKMKDVEKEDLENIQPLGKEALTSFLELQHKQGNIIFFNSGELKDFVVLAPQWIIEAFKCFIPHNQEIEATVLKDWEEYKTYAILKKNVLDEVMKNSPPYIHDYQTAVINYMEYLNVIAKPLTSEEGITGIPVDFHIVPCLLSRAPPPLHDFTSPPDKPQTPV is encoded by the exons ATGTTATCtatagca TCGGAGGAGGAGGTAAAGTACGGTCCGTGGTGTGAGTACCAGGTGTACGTGAGGACGGGGGACCGGGTCGCCGCGGGAACCAAAGCCGATATCAAGATCCAACTGTACGGGGAGAAAGGTCGCACCAAGGAGGTCACACTGGGAAAGTTATCCCAGAACAAGGTCAAGAACCAGAGGGGACAG GAGGATATATTCGTATTCCCGGCACACCATGTTGGAAAACTGCGCAAAATCAAAATAGGCCATGATCGACCAGAACTCA GCTATGCGTGGTATGTGGGCAGTGTGTCTGTATCGGACATGCATGACAAGCGGATATATGACTTCCCCTGTCATACTTGGCTGTCTGGGCGCGATGGCGACAAGAAAACATTCAAGGAGTTCACACTGGATGGAGAAAGAGCATTTGTTGAAGGTGTT aatgaGATCACTACTAGTGATATTTCAGAAAAGAGCAAGGCTTCACTTGATGAATCAAAAAAGGAGATCACTGTGTCTGTATGGGATTTTGCAGGTCAGACTCTGTACTATTCAACACATCAGTTCTTTCTGAATGAGAGGTCTATATATTTAGTCGTGATGGACATGACAAGAAGTTTGGAAGATGTTGTAAGTAAATCAGATGGAATTGGAATTTGGTGTGGTTTGGTGGATAGTTGTACCTATTTGGATATTTTTAAATTTTGGCTTAATGCAATTCACATGAACAGTGATTATCAATCTGGAGAAAGGACAATAAAGCCAACTGTTATTTTAGTTGGCACGCGGAAAGACAAAATGATGGGGAGTGCTGaagaaaaatatcaaaatatgaaGTTGTATTTTGACAATGCTTTATGTAGCTTTGATAAACACTCACCAATCTTTAatcacatttataaaaaaagatttcTTGTAAATAATTTGTCTCCAAAGGATTCTGCTTTTGCAGAGTTACGAAAAGAAATTATAAGTTTGGCTGCAAAGCAAGATTACTGGGACGAAGAATATCCAGTTCGATGGATTCACATGGAACGAAAATTGGACAAAATGAGAGATGAAAAGCGGCAGATAGTTAAAATGAAGGATGTTGAAAAAGAAGATCTTGAAAACATACAACCACTGGGTAAAGAAGCGCTAACATCGTTTCTTGAATTGCAGCACAAACAAGGCAATATCATTTTTTTCAACTCAGGCGAACTAAAGGATTTTGTTGTTCTTGCTCCTCAATGGATCATTGAAGCTTTCAAATGTTTCATACCGCATAATCAGGAAATAGAAGCCACTGTTTTGAAAGATTGGGAAGAATATAAAACATATgcaattctaaaaaaaaatgttctggaTGAAGTTATGAAAAACAGTCCTCCCTACATACATGACTACCAGACTGCTGTTATAAATTACATGGAATATCTAAATGTTATAGCCAAGCCTTTAACAAGTGAAGAGGGTATAACTGGAATCCCAGTAGATTTCCACATCGTTCCTTGTCTACTGAGCAGGGCGCCACCGCCACTTCACGACTTTACATCACCACCTGATAAACCCCAAACACCAGTTTAA